Proteins found in one Synechococcales cyanobacterium T60_A2020_003 genomic segment:
- a CDS encoding monovalent cation/H(+) antiporter subunit G: MVNGLSYACIGIGLVFWIWGTVPLLGDRSVLFKLHSLSVADTLGSMAIIVGLLLKIPGEWPLLLLALLSLAIWNTVLGYVLAYCSSSPSNRSEVPRYE; the protein is encoded by the coding sequence ATTGTGAATGGCCTGAGCTATGCCTGTATTGGCATAGGATTAGTGTTCTGGATTTGGGGAACCGTTCCCCTCCTGGGCGATCGCTCCGTCTTATTCAAACTCCACAGTCTCTCGGTAGCCGATACCCTCGGCTCGATGGCGATTATCGTGGGATTGCTTCTCAAAATTCCCGGTGAGTGGCCTCTGTTGCTCTTGGCGCTGCTATCCCTCGCGATCTGGAATACGGTGCTGGGGTATGTCCTGGCCTATTGTTCGAGCAGTCCATCCAACCGTTCGGAGGTTCCCCGTTATGAATGA
- a CDS encoding cation:proton antiporter, translating into MIGILDLVLRLTIWFLLTADLSLTNILIGVAIALLLPRSYTAPGAFRDWLRTLWETVVAIPQAYQEAVEIMVRPHNYEDVTMERVKPRRTPGLIFLDIFLITFTPKTIVLKYHDEGWYEVHRVRRRRPQ; encoded by the coding sequence ATGATTGGCATTCTAGATCTCGTCCTGCGGCTCACAATCTGGTTTTTGCTGACGGCCGATCTAAGCCTGACCAATATCCTGATTGGAGTGGCGATCGCCCTACTGTTGCCTCGTAGCTATACGGCTCCTGGTGCCTTTCGCGACTGGCTCCGGACGTTGTGGGAAACGGTGGTTGCAATTCCGCAAGCCTATCAAGAAGCGGTCGAAATCATGGTGCGTCCTCATAACTACGAGGATGTGACGATGGAACGGGTGAAGCCACGTCGCACGCCGGGACTCATTTTCCTCGATATTTTCTTAATCACCTTTACGCCCAAAACCATCGTGTTGAAATATCACGATGAAGGCTGGTATGAAGTCCACCGTGTCCGTCGGAGGCGACCCCAATGA